The following nucleotide sequence is from Salvia miltiorrhiza cultivar Shanhuang (shh) chromosome 7, IMPLAD_Smil_shh, whole genome shotgun sequence.
CCATATATACCCAATtaaatatacataaaaaataaaatacttattaATGTGCAGCTTATTTACCCTATGTAAATGGTATATAGATATGTATCATTGATTCATTATAGTAATTTGTTAAATTGGCTCGTGAACACTGACATAATTCACGATACTACTGAACTATAattaattctgattttattgtACCAAAAACCAACCGCACCATAATTGAATTTCCTTCACAAATTTTCACTTATTTTACACACTTTGTGAATGTCACCTAACCACAAACTTTAATTTTATGCAACAACGACGTACGGGACTCTCAATTTACTAACCAATATTATCCTTTTTCACTGTTAACTGTTGACATTAAATTTCCTTTTGTAGGAAAAAACAAAGAATACATATTAGAGTAAAAGTGGATTTGAAAGTGATAACTGTATGATACCTGTAATACCAAGTTATATGGGACCGCATAAAGAGAAATGCTAGCTCACTTTTACTAATTTCATCACTTTATAATTTAAGAATTGTTGAATCgttatattattattagtaaAAGTCTAATGATGATTTATCACAGTTTTCTAACTCATGCTGTAAAATGACAATCTTACAATTATTAGGATGCTTCATGAATGGTCTCACGCTCGCAGCGTAAACCTTCACAAATCATTTCCAATTGGTTTTATGATTGAAATCATTTTAGTCACTCCAAAAATAATACTCGGCCATGAAAAGTGTTagtatttttgtcatttttgtccGTCTATAttaaatgtgattttttttccttGTTACACATATCTTTTGTATTTTCAACTATATTCACATTCAattcaatattttaaaaagaCACATCTAACAAATTATTTActgaatattaattatttaacaaaTCAATTTTGATTATCTCTTTCTTCACTCTACCTAATATAGTTTGCACTAGATTTAATGGGATAAAATTTAGATAAAGATTCAACttcattttttcacttttgcaAGATTTTCGACGAGGCAATATCGACTCTAAATAACATCTTGgacattaaaaatatattgatGGAAATGAATTTAAGTTTAGAGATCAAATTGATAATCTTAGTGATTTTTTTGTGTAAAACATAATATTAAATTaccacatttattttattttaaatttcataacaAAATATGACCACAAACTATTGCATTGCTAAAATTCAGACTTGAAAATGCAACGCACTTCATATTAATTACTtactccgtcccattaaaagtagtctgtattttattttggactGTCTCATTATAAGTGACCTATTTacataaatagaaaaaaataatttttaaaaatgtgtAGGTCCTGCCACTTTTAACTCATTTACactttttccttatttttcgtgTCAAAAAATTTTGagcacttatagtgggacggaagAAGTAATTGATTTGCATGCACTTTTATTAATGTACTACTGTAAATATTTTGCTagtatttctaaaaaaaatgtaattaaatCTTAAAAATGGTAGAATGATTGTGCGATTAACCGGTAATAAAACAATGAGGATGCAATGGCAACATCATCATCTACATTCTACGTATAAAATAAGTTTTTGAATGGGAACACGAGATTACCCAGGTAAGGGTATAGCAGTAAAGAGTTCGTCCACCAACCACAGAAGGGCACGTGGCAAGTTATTGCGAAGCAAAACATTAAAAACAGCATAGCGGCAGTTGCAGAGCCGATGGGTTGGGGAGAAGTCGCCTTCCACTTTCGTCTGACATTCCACCTCCGCCACTTTCTCTCTTCGAATTTCCATTTCTGCCCTTCTTGTTCTTACCTAATTCCGCCTCTGTCCCTCTTCTGAGTCTTCTCTCATCGCCGAAATTTTCTATATACACAGCAGACCCACTCTTGAAAAACCCACCAAAAAGACAAGATTTTTTTCCACTTCTTCATCTtctatctctctctaacttCTATCTCTCACACAGAGATACGCAGTATCTTCTTCTATCACATGGGTTTTTGCTAAAGGTATGACCTTTATCGTCTTTTATACTTTGGGTGTAACACTTGCTCTGTTTCTTGATATTTTGCTCTCAGTTTATggcatatgttttttttttctttttttcttttttgcgtTAATCTGTTAATTAAATGAGGTTTGTTTCGACTGTGGAGTACATATACTTGTTCGTAGTTTGTTACAGCTTTTCGTTAATGGGTTCTTCATTTCTGATTTTGGAGTTTGGGTTGATCATTAAGATCCGTTGAAATGTGCTGAACATGTTGATTCGTGAGAAATTTGCTCTACACATGTTTTAAATTCACGTTTTCGATCTATTTGTTTCCTTCAGTTTGATGAATTCTGTTTTGTGACTATTGAAAACATTGAGTTCTTTTTATCTTGAATTTTGCAGGAGGTGACTGATTGTGTTAAAGAGATCGTTGTGtatttgttttgttatttttttataatgcCTGGAATTGTGATGGATGGGATTCATGAAGATGGGATAGTGAATGAGGATGGAGATTCTAATTCTTGTAAAGAAAATTCAGCGGCGAATAACTCTTCTGCCGCTGGCCAGACCCCAGAAGCTCCACAACATGGGGATGGTGGAGAAAATGTCGAAGGGGGGGCGGAAACCTCCATTGACCAGCTCTATGAGAATGTGTGTGAGATGCAGAGTTCTGATCAATCACCATCGAGACATAGTTTTGGATCTGATGGCGATGAGTCACGGATTGATTCTGAGCTGCGGCATCTTGTGGGAGGAGAGATGAGGGAGGTGGAGATAATTGAAGAGGATGAAGAGTTGCAGAGGCCGGATAATGGTGATTCTGGTTCGAAGAAAGATAGTTCAGTGGAGAATTCTCAATCTGTGGATGCAATCACCCCTACTGCACAGTCAAAGAAAGCTTCTCACTTGCAGTTAGAATCTGAAATTTCTGGTATATCAAGTTCAAGTCCAAAGAGCAAAAGTCCAGCAAAACCGCCTATTGATAGGCGTAGTGAGAAGAGTTCTAAGAAAACATCTCCGGGTGGTTTGTTGAGGAAACACAGGAACGCAGCTGCTGGGAGTGTGAAGCTGCAAAATGGAACTGAGGATCTATCTGAGGCAGGACTGGAAAACCCTGATCTTGGGCCGTTTCTTCTGAAGCAAGCTAGGGATTTGATGTCGTCTGGGGATAATGCTCGGAGGGCTCTTGATTTAGCTCAGCGAGCTGCTAAGTCATTTGAGAAATGTGCTGATGGGAAGCCAAGTTTGGATGTGGTCATGTGTTTACATGTAACTGCAGCTATACACTGTAGCTTGGGCCAGTATGGAGATGCTATTCCGGTATTGGAGCGTTCGATTGAGATTCCCGTGGTTGAGGAAGGGCAAGATCATGCCCTTGCTAAATTTGCTGGTTATATGCAGTTGGGAGATACTTATGCTATGTTGGGCCAGCTCGAGAATTCAATTTTGTGCTACACGACTGGTTTGGAAGTTCAAAAAGTAGTGCTTGGAGAGAATGATCCTAGGGTTGGTGAAACTTGTAGGTATTTAGCTGAAGCTCACATCCAAGCAATGCAATTTGATGAAGCTCAAAGGCTTTGTCAAATGGCACTAGACATACATAGAGAGAACGGAGCTCCTGCTTCTCTTGAGGAGGCTGCAGATAGGAGACTGATGGGGATGATCTGTGAATCTAAGGGAGATCATGAAGCTGCTCTCGAGCATCTTGTTTTGGCAAGCATGGCTATGGTGGCTAATGGGCAGGAGTCAGAAGTGGCTTCTGTTGATTGTAGCATTGGGGATACATATCTCTCTCTAAACAGATACGATGAGGCGATTTTTGCCTATCAGAAAGCACTTACGTCTCTCAAGACTTCTAAAGGGGAGAACCATCCAGCTGTTGCTTCTGTTTTTGTTCGTCTAGCTGACTTGTATAACAAGACGGGGAAGTTCAGGGACTCGAGATCCTACTGTGAGAATGCCCTCCGGATCTATGAAAAGCCTGTACCTGGGATTGCTCCTGAGGAAATTGCTAGTGGCCTCACTGATATCTCTGCCATTTATGAGTCGATGGAGGAGCTTGAGCAGGCGCTGAAGTTGCTACAAAAGGCTCTAAAGATGTATAATGATGCTCCGGGTCAGCAGAACACAATTGCTGGCATTGAAGCTCAGATGGGAGTTCTGTACTATATGTTGGGAAACTATTCCGAGTCTTACTCCTCCTTTAAAAACGCAACAACAAAGCTTCGTGCTAGTGGGGAGAAGAAATCAGCTTTCTTTGGCATTGCATTGAACCAGATGGGCTTAGCTTGTGTGCAGCGTTATGCAATAAACGAGGCTGTTCAATTGTTTGAAGAAGCAAGGAGCATTCTAGAGCAAGAATATGGACCATACCATCCAGATACACTCGGAGTTTACAGTAACCTCGCTGGAACCTATGATGCCGTTGGAAGGTAATATACTCAACTCACTGCTTATCATATACTTCAAGAATCTTAAAAATATTAAAgcatatttctatttattttggCTGAGATTATATCTTGTTTATTAGTATACTACAATAGGGCCAAATATTCAAGCAATAGTGATTTTCTCTGGCTTGATTCATTAGCTGTGATATGTATTGGATTTTAATTCTCTTTTTTGCTTTAATTTGAGCTCATAGATACTAGTC
It contains:
- the LOC130992115 gene encoding protein KINESIN LIGHT CHAIN-RELATED 3-like gives rise to the protein MPGIVMDGIHEDGIVNEDGDSNSCKENSAANNSSAAGQTPEAPQHGDGGENVEGGAETSIDQLYENVCEMQSSDQSPSRHSFGSDGDESRIDSELRHLVGGEMREVEIIEEDEELQRPDNGDSGSKKDSSVENSQSVDAITPTAQSKKASHLQLESEISGISSSSPKSKSPAKPPIDRRSEKSSKKTSPGGLLRKHRNAAAGSVKLQNGTEDLSEAGLENPDLGPFLLKQARDLMSSGDNARRALDLAQRAAKSFEKCADGKPSLDVVMCLHVTAAIHCSLGQYGDAIPVLERSIEIPVVEEGQDHALAKFAGYMQLGDTYAMLGQLENSILCYTTGLEVQKVVLGENDPRVGETCRYLAEAHIQAMQFDEAQRLCQMALDIHRENGAPASLEEAADRRLMGMICESKGDHEAALEHLVLASMAMVANGQESEVASVDCSIGDTYLSLNRYDEAIFAYQKALTSLKTSKGENHPAVASVFVRLADLYNKTGKFRDSRSYCENALRIYEKPVPGIAPEEIASGLTDISAIYESMEELEQALKLLQKALKMYNDAPGQQNTIAGIEAQMGVLYYMLGNYSESYSSFKNATTKLRASGEKKSAFFGIALNQMGLACVQRYAINEAVQLFEEARSILEQEYGPYHPDTLGVYSNLAGTYDAVGRLDDAIEILEFIVGMREEKLGTANPDVEDEKKRLAELLKEAGRVRNRKNRSLETLLDTSQNTKGASSNGGIKV